From a single Sphingobium lignivorans genomic region:
- a CDS encoding glycosyltransferase family 2 protein, whose protein sequence is MKLIVQIPCFNEAESLPDTLLRIPRRIEGIDEIELLVIDDGSDDDTGAVARRFGVHHVVRHRTNRGLAATFQTGLNVALAAGADIIVNTDADGQYDGAAIPALVAPIMNGMADIVVGDRGVGTNAHFGPVKRLLQKLGSAVVQRLARTDIPDAVSGFRAISREAAQRLAITTEFSYTTDMLIQAGRKRLGIVSVPVPTNRTVRPSRLFRSIPQFILNTCVTMARTYTMYNPLRVFVLAGGLCSLTGAIPIVRFLYYYAVGEGAGHVQSLVLGGALLVLGTVSVMLGVLADLIAGNRKLLEMTLERVRKLEEQGLAPPAGGSLARREPRKRQA, encoded by the coding sequence ATGAAGCTGATCGTGCAGATACCCTGCTTCAACGAAGCGGAAAGCCTCCCTGATACGCTCCTGCGGATTCCCCGCCGGATCGAAGGCATCGACGAGATCGAACTGCTGGTCATCGATGATGGCAGCGATGACGATACCGGCGCGGTGGCGCGGCGGTTCGGCGTTCATCATGTCGTGCGCCATCGCACCAACCGTGGACTTGCGGCCACCTTCCAGACCGGCCTCAATGTCGCGCTGGCCGCCGGCGCGGACATCATCGTCAACACGGATGCGGACGGGCAGTATGATGGCGCCGCCATTCCCGCGCTGGTCGCTCCGATCATGAACGGCATGGCGGACATCGTGGTCGGTGATCGGGGGGTGGGAACCAATGCCCATTTCGGACCGGTCAAGCGCCTGTTGCAGAAACTGGGCAGCGCGGTCGTCCAGCGGCTGGCACGGACCGACATTCCCGATGCCGTCAGCGGGTTCCGCGCCATCAGCCGTGAAGCCGCGCAGCGCCTCGCCATCACGACCGAGTTTTCCTATACCACCGACATGCTGATCCAGGCCGGGCGCAAGAGGCTGGGGATCGTCAGTGTGCCCGTGCCGACCAACCGGACGGTCCGTCCCTCGCGGCTGTTCCGCAGCATTCCCCAGTTCATCCTGAATACCTGCGTCACGATGGCGCGCACCTACACCATGTACAATCCGCTCCGGGTTTTCGTTCTGGCGGGCGGTCTTTGCAGCCTGACCGGCGCGATCCCGATCGTGCGGTTCCTCTATTACTACGCGGTGGGGGAGGGTGCGGGGCACGTCCAGTCGCTGGTGCTGGGCGGCGCGCTGCTGGTGCTCGGCACCGTATCCGTCATGCTCGGCGTGCTGGCCGACCTGATCGCGGGCAACCGGAAACTGCTGGAAATGACGCTAGAGCGGGTGCGCAAGCTGGAGGAGCAGGGCCTCGCCCCTCCCGCCGGCGGCAGCCTTGCGCGGCGCGAGCCCCGGAAGAGGCAAGCGTGA
- a CDS encoding CpaF family protein has translation MSAFGRKNGLGGKSSFGVARPMHVSGGSPFASPAAPAGGAQFPPISPDQPPLGGSPSGALGLDRNADAMGRLNERMNADHAPSEQAQGFEASVHKIKEQVLPRLLERVDPEAAATLTKDELAEEFRPIIMEVLAELKLTLNRREQFALEKVLVDELLGFGPLEELLADPEVSDIMVNGPEQTYIEKKGKLQLAQIHFRDEEHLFQIAQRIVNQVGRRVDQTTPLADARLPDGSRVNVIVPPLSLRGTAISIRKFSAKPITLDMMAKGGSMSEKMATALKIAGACRFNIVISGGTGSGKTTMLNALSKMIDPGERVLTIEDAAELRLQQPHWLPLETRPANLEGQGAITIGDLVKNALRMRPDRIILGEIRGAECFDLLAAMNTGHDGSMCTLHSNSPRECLGRMENMILMGDIKIPKEAISKQIADSVDLIVQVKRLRDGSRRVTNITEVIGMEGEVIVTQELFKYEYLDEDAEGRIIGEYRSMGLRPYTLDKARQFGFDQALLDACL, from the coding sequence ATGAGTGCATTTGGACGAAAGAACGGTTTGGGCGGCAAGTCATCCTTCGGTGTGGCCCGCCCCATGCACGTCTCCGGCGGCTCGCCCTTTGCTTCCCCGGCCGCGCCTGCGGGCGGCGCGCAGTTTCCGCCGATTTCGCCCGATCAGCCTCCGCTGGGCGGGTCTCCGTCCGGAGCGCTGGGCCTCGACCGCAATGCCGATGCCATGGGGCGCCTCAACGAGCGGATGAATGCGGATCATGCGCCGAGCGAGCAGGCGCAAGGTTTCGAGGCGAGCGTCCACAAGATCAAGGAACAGGTGCTGCCGCGCCTGCTCGAACGGGTCGATCCGGAAGCGGCGGCCACGCTCACCAAGGATGAGCTGGCCGAGGAATTCCGGCCGATCATCATGGAAGTGCTGGCCGAGCTCAAGCTGACGCTCAACCGGCGCGAGCAATTCGCGCTCGAGAAAGTGCTGGTCGACGAACTGCTCGGCTTCGGCCCGCTGGAAGAGCTGCTGGCCGACCCGGAAGTCAGCGACATCATGGTCAATGGCCCGGAACAGACCTACATCGAGAAGAAGGGCAAGCTCCAGCTCGCGCAGATCCATTTCCGCGACGAGGAGCATCTTTTCCAGATCGCCCAGCGCATCGTGAACCAGGTCGGCCGTCGCGTCGACCAGACCACCCCGCTGGCCGACGCCCGCCTGCCGGACGGTAGCCGCGTCAACGTCATCGTCCCGCCCCTTTCGCTGCGCGGCACGGCCATCTCCATCCGCAAATTCTCCGCCAAGCCGATCACGCTGGACATGATGGCCAAGGGCGGCTCGATGTCCGAGAAGATGGCGACCGCCCTGAAGATCGCCGGCGCCTGCCGGTTCAACATCGTCATTTCCGGGGGCACGGGCTCGGGCAAGACGACGATGCTCAACGCCCTTTCGAAAATGATCGACCCCGGCGAACGCGTGCTCACCATCGAGGACGCGGCTGAACTGCGCTTGCAGCAGCCGCATTGGCTGCCGCTCGAAACGCGCCCGGCCAATCTGGAAGGCCAGGGCGCGATCACCATCGGCGACCTTGTGAAGAACGCCCTGCGTATGCGCCCGGACCGCATCATCCTGGGCGAAATTCGTGGCGCCGAGTGCTTCGACCTGCTCGCCGCCATGAACACGGGCCATGACGGCTCCATGTGTACGCTCCACTCCAACAGCCCGCGCGAATGCCTGGGCCGCATGGAGAACATGATCCTGATGGGCGACATCAAGATCCCCAAGGAAGCCATCTCCAAGCAGATCGCCGATTCGGTGGACCTCATCGTCCAGGTGAAGCGCCTGCGCGACGGCTCGCGCCGCGTCACCAACATCACCGAGGTGATCGGCATGGAGGGCGAAGTGATCGTGACGCAGGAGCTGTTCAAATACGAATATCTCGACGAGGATGCCGAAGGACGGATCATCGGCGAGTACCGCTCGATGGGCTTGCGGCCCTACACGCTCGACAAGGCCCGGCAGTTCGGGTTTGACCAGGCCCTGCTCGACGCCTGCCTCTGA
- a CDS encoding class I SAM-dependent methyltransferase: protein MSPFPIRTLFAAFALTAGAGSTAAYAQSSASPKASADVKAAVAAPGRTPANVARDKYRHPAETLSFFGVNGGQTIVEYFPAGGWYMEILAPLTAKGGGTYYGVQPAGRYRDAAQKTVDSNPALSGKVKLVELADVPAGSADTVLTFRNVHNMVMGGNAPSVFSEFFRMLKPGGVLGIVDHRLPEGRDVALEKSSGYLKVSTVRKLAEDAGFVLDASSEVNANPKDTADWPKGVWTLPPTLREGDTDREKYLAIGESDRMTLRFRKPAA from the coding sequence ATGTCCCCCTTCCCCATCCGAACCCTGTTTGCTGCCTTCGCGCTGACCGCCGGCGCGGGATCGACGGCGGCTTACGCCCAGTCGTCCGCGAGCCCGAAGGCCAGCGCCGACGTCAAGGCAGCCGTCGCGGCGCCGGGCAGGACGCCGGCCAATGTCGCACGGGACAAATATCGTCATCCGGCCGAGACGCTGAGCTTTTTCGGCGTGAATGGCGGGCAGACGATCGTCGAATATTTCCCGGCCGGCGGCTGGTATATGGAGATCCTCGCGCCGCTCACGGCAAAGGGCGGCGGCACTTATTACGGCGTGCAGCCGGCCGGCCGCTATCGCGATGCCGCACAGAAGACGGTCGACTCGAACCCGGCCCTTTCCGGCAAGGTGAAGCTCGTCGAGCTTGCGGACGTGCCCGCGGGGAGCGCCGACACGGTGCTGACCTTCCGCAACGTCCATAACATGGTGATGGGTGGCAACGCGCCGTCCGTCTTCTCGGAATTCTTCCGGATGCTCAAGCCGGGCGGCGTGCTCGGCATCGTCGACCATCGCCTGCCGGAAGGCAGGGACGTCGCGCTGGAGAAATCCAGCGGCTATCTCAAGGTCTCGACCGTCCGCAAGCTGGCCGAGGACGCGGGCTTCGTGCTGGATGCCAGCTCCGAAGTGAACGCCAATCCCAAGGACACGGCCGATTGGCCCAAGGGCGTCTGGACACTGCCGCCCACCCTGCGGGAAGGAGACACGGACCGCGAGAAATATCTCGCCATCGGCGAGAGCGACCGGATGACCTTGCGCTTCCGCAAGCCGGCAGCCTGA
- a CDS encoding trypsin-like serine protease codes for MTIKFVRRAAFVSAALLAPVALSAAHAAGNKASGSYGDMSWTAQNTIIAMTPTADGPTSGGGNPTFLPDYSVHAGVASLIMTYNDGSRFICSGSLAPDRRSIVTAAHCVSSGGVPDAGLASVDAYFYDGSSGDVRVPFNALSSMISVSDIFVNPLYTGEVIDHNDIAVLRLDQAAPDFAQSYDFYFENDLTGVDFNVAGYGGRSTVGGALGNDAQTGWLREGDNTYDFRLGDELFGTNWATVLGEPFSQIEYSYIADFDSGLAANDASCRIAQASNIAGAAGAVFCDLGHGEREAGIAGGDSGGPGFVDGKLASINSYGLSFGTAWGDCRNGLNSSCGEFGGFVPVYLHKDFILGNLVPAIAPIPEPAVWLQMIAGFGILGSALRIRARRTALAGA; via the coding sequence ATGACTATCAAGTTCGTAAGGCGCGCGGCCTTTGTATCGGCTGCGTTGCTCGCACCCGTGGCGCTGAGCGCCGCGCATGCGGCCGGAAACAAGGCATCCGGCTCCTATGGCGACATGAGCTGGACCGCTCAGAACACCATCATCGCAATGACCCCGACCGCCGATGGCCCGACCTCGGGTGGCGGCAACCCGACCTTCCTGCCGGACTACAGCGTCCATGCAGGCGTCGCGTCGCTCATCATGACCTACAATGACGGCTCGCGCTTCATCTGCTCGGGTTCGCTGGCGCCGGATCGTCGCTCGATCGTGACGGCTGCTCACTGCGTCAGCAGCGGCGGCGTGCCGGATGCCGGCCTGGCATCGGTCGACGCCTATTTCTACGACGGTTCGAGCGGGGACGTTCGCGTGCCCTTCAACGCGCTGTCGTCGATGATCTCGGTGAGCGATATCTTCGTTAACCCGCTCTACACCGGTGAAGTCATCGACCACAATGACATCGCCGTGCTCCGCCTCGATCAGGCGGCGCCCGATTTCGCCCAGAGCTATGATTTCTACTTCGAGAACGACCTGACCGGCGTCGATTTCAACGTGGCCGGTTATGGCGGTCGTTCGACCGTCGGTGGTGCGCTTGGCAACGACGCACAGACCGGCTGGCTGCGCGAAGGCGACAACACCTATGACTTCCGTCTGGGTGACGAGCTCTTCGGCACCAACTGGGCGACTGTGCTGGGCGAGCCCTTCTCGCAGATCGAATATTCCTACATCGCGGACTTCGACAGCGGTCTTGCCGCCAATGACGCTTCCTGCCGTATCGCGCAGGCGAGCAATATTGCCGGTGCCGCGGGCGCGGTCTTCTGCGATCTGGGCCATGGTGAGCGCGAGGCTGGCATCGCTGGCGGTGACTCCGGCGGTCCGGGCTTCGTCGATGGCAAGCTGGCGTCGATCAACTCTTATGGTCTGTCGTTCGGGACGGCCTGGGGCGACTGCCGCAACGGGCTGAACAGCAGCTGCGGTGAGTTCGGCGGCTTTGTGCCGGTTTACCTCCACAAGGACTTCATCCTCGGCAATCTGGTTCCGGCGATCGCTCCGATCCCCGAGCCGGCCGTCTGGCTGCAGATGATCGCTGGCTTCGGCATTCTCGGTAGCGCGCTGCGCATCCGGGCTCGCCGCACGGCGCTCGCCGGCGCCTGA
- the acnA gene encoding aconitate hydratase AcnA codes for MTATGQDTLGTRDTLDVGGKRYGYYSLSKAAARFGDVSRLPFSMKVLLENMLRFEDGVTVTTDDVKAIIDWQKNPVASDSEIQYRPARVLMQDFTGVPCVVDLAAMRDAMNALGADASKINPQVPVHLVIDHSVMVDEFGTPQAFEDNVALEYQRNAERYEFLKWGSKALDNFKVVPPGTGICHQVNLEHIAQAIWTSVDANGETVAYPDTCVGTDSHTTMVNGLGVLGWGVGGIEAEAAMLGQPVSMLIPEVVGFKLTGALAEGITATDLVLTVTQMLRAKGVVGRFVEFFGPGVSSLSLADRATIANMAPEYGATCGFFPIDGKTLDYMRLTGRDEDQIALVEAYAKTQGFWLDPEAADPIFTDTLELDMGSVTPSLAGPKRPQDKVVLTKVDDVFNDDLSRVYNKAAAVRVPVEDRDHDIGDGDVVIAAITSCTNTSNPSVLVAAGLVAKKAVEFGLKPKPWVKTSLAPGSQVVTDYLEKAGLQDYLNAVGFNLVGYGCTTCIGNSGPLAEPISKAINGNDIVAASVLSGNRNFEGRVSPDVRANFLASPPLVVAYALKGTVTTDFVETPIGTGKDGQDVFLKDIWPSNDEIRSVMDGAISREMFQSRYAGVFTGDNRWQAIDVTGSDTYAWRAGSTYVANPPYFEGMEMTPAPVSDILDARPLAIFADSITTDHISPAGSIKASSPAGQWLQERQVAPADFNSYGSRRGHHEVMMRGTFANIRIRNLMLDGVEGGMTSYKGEVMPIYDAAMKHQADGTPLVVIAGKEYGTGSSRDWAAKGTRLLGVRAVVAESFERIHRSNLVGMGVLPLQFTDGVNRETLGLTGDESFTIRNVGGLKPRQIVTVEAKRADGTAFTFEALCRIDTVNELDYFLNGGILPYVLRKLAA; via the coding sequence ATGACCGCGACCGGACAGGACACGCTTGGCACGCGCGATACGCTGGATGTCGGTGGCAAGCGCTACGGCTATTATTCCCTGTCGAAGGCGGCGGCTCGCTTCGGCGATGTTTCGCGGCTTCCCTTCTCCATGAAGGTCCTGCTGGAAAACATGCTGCGCTTCGAGGATGGCGTCACCGTCACCACCGACGACGTGAAGGCCATCATCGACTGGCAGAAGAACCCGGTCGCGTCGGACAGCGAGATCCAGTACCGGCCCGCCCGCGTGCTGATGCAGGATTTCACCGGCGTGCCCTGCGTGGTCGATCTGGCGGCGATGCGCGACGCGATGAACGCGCTGGGCGCGGACGCGAGCAAGATCAATCCGCAGGTTCCGGTCCATCTCGTCATCGATCACTCGGTGATGGTCGACGAGTTCGGCACACCGCAGGCCTTCGAGGACAATGTGGCGCTGGAATATCAGCGCAACGCCGAGCGCTATGAATTCCTCAAATGGGGCAGCAAGGCGCTGGACAACTTCAAGGTGGTGCCGCCGGGCACGGGCATCTGCCACCAGGTCAATCTGGAGCATATCGCGCAGGCGATCTGGACCAGCGTGGACGCGAATGGCGAAACCGTGGCCTATCCCGACACCTGCGTCGGAACCGACAGCCACACCACGATGGTCAACGGCCTGGGCGTGCTGGGCTGGGGCGTCGGCGGCATCGAGGCGGAAGCGGCGATGCTCGGCCAGCCGGTGTCCATGCTCATCCCGGAAGTCGTCGGCTTCAAGCTGACCGGCGCGCTGGCCGAGGGCATCACGGCCACCGATCTCGTGCTCACCGTCACCCAGATGCTGCGCGCCAAGGGTGTCGTGGGTCGCTTCGTCGAATTCTTCGGGCCGGGCGTTTCCTCGCTCAGCCTCGCGGACCGCGCGACCATCGCCAACATGGCGCCGGAATATGGCGCGACCTGCGGTTTCTTCCCGATCGACGGCAAGACGCTCGATTACATGCGCCTCACCGGTCGCGACGAGGATCAGATCGCGCTCGTGGAAGCCTATGCCAAGACGCAGGGCTTCTGGCTCGATCCGGAAGCGGCCGATCCGATCTTCACGGATACGCTGGAGCTCGACATGGGCAGCGTGACGCCGAGCCTCGCGGGCCCCAAGCGCCCGCAGGACAAGGTGGTGCTGACCAAGGTGGATGACGTCTTCAACGACGATCTTTCCCGGGTCTACAACAAGGCGGCGGCCGTGCGGGTGCCTGTCGAGGACAGGGATCACGACATCGGCGATGGCGACGTCGTGATCGCGGCCATCACCAGCTGCACCAACACCTCCAACCCGAGCGTTCTGGTCGCCGCCGGCCTCGTCGCCAAGAAGGCGGTCGAGTTCGGCCTCAAGCCCAAGCCCTGGGTGAAGACCTCGCTGGCGCCCGGCTCCCAGGTCGTCACCGATTATCTGGAGAAGGCCGGTCTTCAGGACTATCTGAATGCCGTCGGCTTCAACCTCGTGGGCTATGGCTGCACGACCTGCATCGGCAATTCGGGTCCGCTGGCCGAGCCGATCAGCAAGGCGATCAATGGCAATGATATCGTCGCCGCCTCGGTCCTCTCGGGCAACCGCAACTTCGAGGGCCGCGTCTCGCCGGACGTGCGGGCGAACTTCCTCGCCTCGCCGCCGCTGGTCGTCGCCTATGCGCTCAAGGGCACCGTCACGACCGATTTCGTCGAGACGCCGATCGGCACCGGCAAGGACGGGCAGGACGTCTTCCTCAAGGACATCTGGCCGAGCAATGACGAGATCCGCTCGGTGATGGATGGCGCGATCAGCCGCGAGATGTTCCAGAGCCGCTATGCCGGCGTCTTCACCGGTGACAATCGCTGGCAGGCGATCGACGTGACGGGATCGGACACTTATGCCTGGCGCGCGGGCAGCACTTATGTTGCCAATCCGCCTTATTTCGAGGGCATGGAAATGACGCCTGCCCCGGTGTCGGACATTCTCGATGCCCGGCCGCTCGCCATCTTTGCGGATTCGATCACGACCGACCATATTTCGCCGGCCGGCTCGATCAAGGCCTCCAGCCCCGCCGGCCAGTGGCTGCAGGAGCGTCAGGTGGCGCCTGCCGACTTCAACAGCTACGGCTCGCGCCGCGGCCATCATGAAGTGATGATGCGCGGCACCTTCGCCAATATTCGTATCCGCAACCTGATGCTGGATGGCGTCGAGGGCGGCATGACCAGCTACAAGGGCGAGGTGATGCCCATCTATGATGCCGCGATGAAGCATCAGGCCGACGGCACGCCGCTCGTGGTGATCGCCGGCAAGGAATATGGCACCGGCTCGTCGCGTGACTGGGCCGCCAAGGGCACGCGTCTGCTGGGCGTGCGCGCCGTCGTCGCGGAGAGCTTCGAGCGGATCCACCGGTCGAACCTGGTCGGCATGGGCGTGCTGCCGCTGCAGTTCACGGATGGCGTCAATCGCGAGACGCTGGGCCTGACGGGCGACGAGAGCTTCACGATCCGCAATGTCGGCGGCCTGAAGCCGCGCCAGATCGTCACCGTCGAGGCGAAGCGCGCCGACGGCACTGCCTTCACTTTCGAAGCGCTCTGCCGGATCGATACCGTGAACGAACTCGATTATTTCCTGAACGGCGGCATCCTGCCTTATGTTCTGAGGAAGCTCGCGGCCTGA
- a CDS encoding MarR family transcriptional regulator, which yields MRSGFEVGQPGERLPLVASIGKPVAPAETNRKTALVIGTGTRACALARAASGVGFGCTEPEEPRHALARLEKTARLDLLCLDARGFEAAALLDCGMAADLLDHVRRMQARLVVITDLAGIDPLLAALDEGDTEFLCEPEDADIAALLVLATTRATQPRRGGFCDSTGQSEKMRLEELSEEVRRLTATIERLTGRHRAASEEGSPDRFAGLRTARTVPSMPAHFPAGGAPGRSTQTPDETSPSHAELRALVRARRMRDQFLPADLFGEPAWDMILDLMAARTAGQRVSVSSLCIAAAVPPTTALRWIRHLTDRGIFIRIDDPMDRRRVFIELSESAAEAVSAWALSVRKKGGLLAPGFH from the coding sequence ATGAGATCGGGCTTTGAGGTCGGCCAGCCGGGCGAGAGACTCCCGCTCGTGGCGAGCATCGGCAAGCCGGTAGCGCCAGCGGAAACGAATCGAAAAACCGCACTCGTGATCGGGACCGGCACAAGGGCGTGCGCCCTCGCGCGCGCGGCCAGCGGGGTGGGATTTGGCTGCACCGAGCCGGAAGAACCCCGGCATGCGCTCGCGCGGCTGGAGAAAACGGCCCGGCTCGATCTTCTATGCCTGGACGCGCGCGGCTTCGAGGCGGCGGCACTTCTGGATTGCGGGATGGCGGCGGACCTGCTTGACCATGTGCGACGCATGCAGGCCCGGCTGGTGGTCATCACGGATCTTGCCGGTATCGATCCCCTTCTCGCGGCGCTCGATGAGGGCGATACCGAGTTCCTGTGCGAGCCGGAAGATGCCGACATCGCCGCGCTTCTTGTTCTGGCGACCACGCGCGCGACGCAGCCGCGCCGCGGCGGGTTCTGCGACTCGACGGGACAGAGCGAGAAGATGCGCCTCGAAGAACTCAGCGAGGAAGTGCGACGCCTCACGGCGACCATCGAACGCCTCACCGGACGACACAGGGCTGCTTCTGAAGAGGGATCGCCAGACCGGTTCGCGGGACTCCGGACGGCACGGACGGTGCCGAGCATGCCGGCTCATTTTCCGGCGGGCGGCGCGCCGGGCCGATCGACGCAGACCCCTGATGAAACCTCGCCGAGCCATGCGGAATTGCGTGCGCTGGTGCGGGCGCGGCGGATGCGCGACCAGTTCCTCCCGGCCGACCTGTTCGGCGAACCGGCATGGGACATGATCCTCGATCTCATGGCCGCCCGGACGGCCGGGCAGCGCGTGTCCGTATCCAGCCTCTGCATCGCGGCCGCCGTTCCGCCCACGACGGCGCTCCGCTGGATACGCCACCTCACGGACCGGGGCATCTTCATCCGCATCGACGATCCCATGGATCGCCGGCGCGTGTTCATAGAACTCAGCGAGTCGGCCGCCGAGGCTGTCAGCGCCTGGGCACTTTCGGTACGCAAGAAAGGTGGCTTGCTTGCCCCGGGGTTTCACTGA
- a CDS encoding VOC family protein translates to MLDHIFLTVSDIHRSLVFYERVLPVLGITARLDYDGKAGPAGHPDLKGFGARGRMFFWLREGAAAPGAVHVGFVAGSEAMVQAAYAEALAAGASEIHAPGPQLHYDPRYFAAQVADPDGYSLEFVFKSWQHES, encoded by the coding sequence ATGCTCGATCACATCTTCCTCACCGTGAGCGACATCCATCGTTCGCTCGTCTTTTACGAGAGGGTGCTTCCCGTCCTCGGCATCACCGCGCGTCTCGATTATGATGGCAAGGCTGGCCCGGCCGGGCATCCGGATCTCAAGGGCTTCGGTGCCAGGGGCCGCATGTTCTTCTGGCTGCGGGAGGGTGCGGCGGCGCCCGGCGCCGTCCATGTCGGCTTCGTGGCCGGATCCGAAGCGATGGTGCAGGCCGCTTATGCCGAGGCTCTGGCGGCCGGCGCATCGGAGATCCATGCACCCGGCCCGCAGCTCCATTATGATCCTCGCTATTTCGCGGCGCAGGTCGCAGACCCGGATGGCTACAGCCTCGAATTCGTCTTCAAGAGCTGGCAGCATGAAAGCTGA
- a CDS encoding TonB family protein translates to MPLHGDKAKPPAGSVEGSAPLLTVGAPAVLVPAPLTASAPAAAPLDERKRPDEPSRLQAYQQILWAQIAAHRPRATRMAGTVRVRFQLDHGGALISCEVTKSSGLMLLDGIALRAVRQASPFPAPPEELAEDALQFEVPVTFGRERHD, encoded by the coding sequence GTGCCGTTGCACGGCGACAAAGCGAAGCCGCCTGCCGGATCGGTCGAGGGATCAGCGCCGCTCCTCACCGTCGGTGCGCCGGCGGTTTTGGTGCCGGCCCCGCTGACGGCGTCCGCGCCGGCTGCGGCACCGCTGGACGAGAGGAAGCGCCCCGATGAGCCGTCGCGCCTCCAAGCCTATCAGCAAATTCTCTGGGCGCAGATCGCGGCGCATCGCCCGCGCGCCACGCGCATGGCGGGTACGGTGCGAGTCCGGTTCCAACTCGATCATGGCGGCGCGCTGATTTCGTGCGAGGTCACCAAATCGAGCGGGCTCATGCTTCTCGACGGTATCGCCTTGCGGGCCGTCCGGCAGGCCAGTCCCTTTCCGGCGCCGCCAGAGGAACTGGCGGAAGATGCGCTTCAGTTCGAAGTGCCTGTCACGTTCGGCCGGGAACGCCACGATTGA